A single window of Chitinivibrionales bacterium DNA harbors:
- a CDS encoding DUF5011 domain-containing protein, which translates to MTSARKTMSSLLMLVAAGLCLFFSACGVLDPADENEAPVITLKGKQVDSIGIGHSYIDSGATASDAEDGDLTSAIVTSGSVDTSTAGKYTITYSVADSDGKTASALRTVWVVDNTIAIESPECPSVYDCTSVSYKIAENLTIPSGCTVTFGANTVIEVLDDIDVDGELIIREGAKLLVDENVSIDIDNGTLTIEGSETANVVFTNYAPGKYWGRGEDDSYWYSRYGVVISDNANSNTSIKHCTFDSATVGLYVEKDGITISHATFSNNAYAGIFFESCGPKDSASFLNNSFTGVGKTASYFPMYIDATFLSRLSGTAVFNTNANDAVAVEGEEITETGSWKKLDVPYVFRDYATINNSNGVTITIRPGAKFAFLGETYLAVNYGTFIAEGESADSIVFTNFEGGKYWGSGDDNSYWYSRYGIRFTDNANTNSSLKYCVFDSATAGVYSKADGISISHCNFTKCAYAGIYFDNCGPKDSASFLNNSFVENGKTATFFPLYIDATYLYRMSGTSGFSGNAVDAVAVEGEEVSETGVWKKLDVPYVFRDYAVINNTNGVVITIEPGAKFKFLDEMSLSVNNGTLIAEGTATDSIRFSNYVDGKYWGNGDANSYLHSLYGLKFTDNANANSSVKYCAFDSATVAINVDEATVHVSNCTISNTLMHGIYSYGAGNTNIDDASITYVNIGQTPDHMHEQ; encoded by the coding sequence ATGACTTCAGCACGCAAGACCATGTCATCTTTGCTCATGCTGGTCGCGGCGGGGCTTTGCCTGTTTTTCTCCGCATGCGGGGTGCTCGATCCGGCGGATGAAAATGAGGCCCCGGTTATTACGCTGAAAGGCAAACAGGTCGACTCTATCGGTATCGGCCATAGTTATATTGACTCCGGCGCAACCGCCAGCGATGCGGAAGACGGCGATTTGACGTCAGCAATTGTAACAAGCGGTTCGGTCGACACGTCGACGGCCGGCAAATATACGATTACCTATTCGGTTGCCGACAGTGACGGCAAAACCGCCAGTGCCCTGCGAACGGTGTGGGTGGTAGACAATACGATAGCAATTGAATCTCCGGAATGTCCGTCGGTTTACGACTGCACATCGGTATCATACAAAATTGCCGAAAATCTGACGATACCCTCAGGATGTACGGTTACATTCGGCGCCAACACCGTCATTGAAGTGCTGGATGATATCGATGTTGACGGAGAGCTGATTATACGGGAAGGCGCGAAATTGCTGGTGGATGAAAATGTTTCCATTGATATTGACAACGGCACGCTGACCATTGAAGGCAGCGAAACCGCTAATGTGGTATTCACGAATTACGCGCCCGGAAAATACTGGGGCCGGGGCGAAGACGACTCCTACTGGTATTCACGCTATGGCGTTGTTATTAGCGACAATGCCAACAGCAACACCTCAATCAAACACTGCACGTTTGACTCGGCAACGGTAGGCCTCTATGTAGAAAAAGACGGTATAACGATTTCGCATGCCACTTTTTCCAACAATGCATATGCCGGCATTTTTTTCGAATCATGCGGGCCGAAGGATTCGGCTTCGTTTCTGAACAATTCGTTTACCGGAGTCGGCAAAACCGCTTCGTATTTTCCGATGTATATCGACGCTACCTTTCTGTCGCGTCTTTCCGGCACCGCCGTTTTCAACACGAATGCCAATGACGCGGTCGCCGTGGAAGGCGAGGAGATAACGGAGACGGGAAGCTGGAAAAAACTTGATGTCCCCTATGTGTTTCGTGATTATGCAACGATCAACAATTCGAACGGGGTAACCATCACTATTCGCCCGGGAGCGAAATTTGCTTTTCTGGGAGAAACATACCTTGCGGTCAACTACGGAACATTCATTGCAGAGGGTGAAAGCGCCGACAGCATCGTATTCACCAACTTTGAAGGCGGTAAATACTGGGGCAGCGGCGACGACAATTCGTACTGGTATTCCCGCTACGGCATTCGATTTACCGATAACGCCAACACCAACTCTTCACTTAAGTACTGTGTTTTCGATTCAGCAACCGCAGGCGTGTATTCCAAAGCAGATGGGATAAGCATATCGCATTGCAATTTTACCAAATGCGCATACGCGGGCATTTATTTCGATAATTGCGGGCCGAAAGATTCAGCCTCCTTTCTGAATAATTCATTCGTGGAAAACGGCAAAACCGCAACGTTTTTCCCGCTGTATATCGACGCGACATATCTGTATCGGATGTCGGGAACCAGCGGGTTCAGCGGCAATGCGGTTGATGCGGTCGCTGTGGAAGGCGAGGAGGTTAGCGAAACCGGCGTATGGAAAAAGCTGGATGTGCCCTATGTTTTCAGAGATTATGCGGTCATTAACAACACGAACGGGGTCGTGATAACAATCGAGCCGGGTGCAAAATTTAAATTTCTGGATGAGATGTCGCTGTCGGTCAACAACGGTACGCTCATCGCCGAGGGCACCGCCACCGACAGCATCCGTTTCTCGAATTATGTGGACGGAAAATACTGGGGCAATGGAGACGCCAACAGCTATCTGCACAGCCTCTATGGCCTGAAATTCACCGACAATGCAAACGCGAATTCATCGGTGAAATATTGTGCGTTCGACTCGGCAACGGTTGCAATCAATGTCGATGAGGCCACCGTGCATGTATCCAACTGCACAATCAGTAACACACTGATGCATGGCATATATTCCTATGGTGCCGGCAACACCAATATCGACGATGCATCGATAACATATGTCAACATCGGTCAGACACCGGATCATATGCACGAACAATAA
- a CDS encoding amino acid permease, translating to MPQKGKLKKQLGVIHVFAIASGAMISSGLFVLPGLAHAQAGPAVICSYLFAGLLAAIGTMSIAELTTAMPKAGGDYFFIMRSFGPGVGSITGLLSWFSLSLKSAFAIAGMTAFVSYISPDSGIIVGAILCVLFTMINLAGVHQAARIQLGLMVAIYILLILYIVIALPRMQPERLQPFVPHGWGKVFMTTGFVFIAYGGLLKVAGIAEETRDPGRSITLGMLFSLITVTLFYTIIVLVTSAILPSGKLNDSLMPISHGGRVLMGEKGFIAMSLTAVLAFISTANAGIMSASRYLLALSRDNLLPRNFSRINNKFGTPHIAIITTGAVILISLFLPLKILVEAASTVLILTFVMSCFSVIILRQSGIHNYRPQYQAPLYPWLQITGIIGFGFLLFEMGWHAYLISVILILSGFLIYWFYGRKFVEQEYALLHILQNLTDRTLVTGSLEEELKEIIRERDHIEMDRVDCLIERAHVLDIKEHMAKNEFFRKASKRLAPHLDITEDKLAELLLQREKENSTVLNPSLAVPHIVIPGEKKFQLLLARARKGVAFTKEEQHITSIFTIIGTPDERNFYLRVLAAIVEVFQAKDFDKRWMTADTEQGLRDILLLSERNRNKKGKCS from the coding sequence ATGCCACAAAAAGGTAAACTGAAAAAACAACTAGGAGTCATACACGTTTTTGCTATTGCCTCGGGGGCGATGATCAGCTCGGGGCTTTTTGTTCTTCCGGGATTGGCCCATGCCCAGGCAGGTCCGGCGGTAATCTGTTCCTATCTTTTTGCAGGACTTTTGGCTGCGATCGGAACGATGAGTATCGCCGAACTCACCACAGCGATGCCCAAAGCCGGCGGAGATTATTTCTTTATTATGCGGAGTTTCGGCCCGGGAGTCGGTTCCATTACCGGGCTCTTGAGCTGGTTTTCTCTTTCCCTGAAAAGCGCCTTTGCCATTGCCGGGATGACGGCTTTTGTTTCCTATATTTCACCGGATTCCGGAATAATTGTGGGAGCAATTTTATGTGTGCTTTTTACAATGATTAATTTAGCCGGAGTTCATCAGGCGGCGCGGATACAGCTCGGCCTGATGGTGGCAATTTATATCCTGCTGATTCTCTATATTGTAATTGCCCTCCCGCGCATGCAACCTGAGCGGCTTCAGCCCTTTGTCCCCCATGGCTGGGGCAAGGTATTTATGACAACCGGATTTGTCTTTATTGCCTACGGAGGGCTGCTCAAAGTTGCGGGAATTGCCGAGGAAACCCGCGATCCGGGCCGGTCAATTACGCTCGGGATGCTTTTTTCTCTGATTACCGTTACTCTTTTTTATACCATCATTGTCTTAGTAACCAGCGCCATTTTACCCTCCGGGAAACTGAATGATTCATTAATGCCGATTTCTCATGGAGGCCGGGTTCTGATGGGAGAGAAGGGTTTTATCGCTATGAGCCTGACGGCTGTACTGGCATTTATTTCAACGGCAAATGCCGGGATTATGTCGGCTTCACGGTACCTGCTGGCTTTAAGTAGAGATAATCTCTTACCCCGAAACTTTTCCCGGATAAATAATAAATTTGGAACACCCCACATCGCAATCATAACGACCGGTGCAGTTATTCTCATTAGTTTATTTTTGCCCCTCAAAATACTGGTTGAAGCGGCTTCGACAGTATTGATACTCACCTTTGTTATGTCCTGCTTTTCGGTTATCATACTCCGGCAGAGCGGCATTCATAATTACCGGCCCCAATATCAGGCCCCCCTCTATCCCTGGCTCCAGATCACCGGTATAATTGGATTTGGATTTTTGCTTTTTGAGATGGGGTGGCATGCCTATCTTATAAGTGTTATCCTGATTTTAAGCGGGTTTCTGATTTACTGGTTTTACGGCCGGAAATTTGTCGAACAGGAATATGCACTACTCCACATACTCCAGAATCTGACCGACAGGACCCTGGTCACCGGCTCATTGGAAGAAGAGTTGAAAGAGATTATCCGAGAGCGGGACCACATAGAAATGGACAGGGTGGACTGTCTCATCGAAAGAGCGCACGTGCTTGACATAAAAGAGCATATGGCCAAGAATGAATTTTTCAGGAAGGCATCAAAGAGGCTCGCTCCGCACCTTGATATTACAGAAGACAAGCTGGCCGAACTATTATTACAGCGGGAAAAGGAAAACAGTACTGTATTAAATCCTTCGCTGGCCGTACCGCATATCGTTATACCGGGAGAAAAAAAATTTCAGCTCCTTTTGGCGCGGGCCCGGAAGGGAGTTGCGTTCACAAAGGAAGAACAACATATAACGTCAATTTTTACTATTATCGGGACCCCTGATGAAAGAAATTTTTATTTACGGGTCCTGGCGGCTATTGTTGAAGTATTCCAGGCAAAGGATTTTGATAAGCGATGGATGACCGCTGATACCGAACAGGGGTTACGGGATATACTGCTTCTGTCCGAACGGAACCGTAACAAAAAAGGAAAATGCAGCTGA
- a CDS encoding acyl-CoA desaturase, whose product MGRSRTGTGALHAKTAIILSSFVLSYGLLVFWAENVVAALGLAVLLGLSAAGIGMNIQHDAGHGAYSRRGWANRLAAMSLNLIGGNSYVWKWKHTRFHHTFVNITDYDSDLDFGGMGRVTPYQKKRWFHRWQQFYLWPLYSLLAIKWQFIDDFLVIAQGRLGVHEVPRPKGWALLLFVSGKAVFFTLAFFVPLLMRPWPQVLLFYLSASLVAGIYLSLIFILPHTVEDSIFPVPAEGKGRIDTSRTEHQARVTADFARSSRLFTWLVGALNFHREHHLFPSICHLHTPALAPIIDAVCEQYGIPHTVHRSYSSGIVSHYRLLRRMGRE is encoded by the coding sequence ATGGGACGGTCCCGCACGGGAACCGGCGCCCTCCATGCCAAGACGGCGATCATTTTGAGTTCTTTTGTGCTCTCTTATGGTCTGCTGGTTTTCTGGGCGGAAAATGTTGTCGCAGCCCTGGGACTGGCGGTGCTGCTCGGTCTGTCGGCTGCGGGAATCGGGATGAACATTCAGCATGATGCCGGTCACGGGGCATATTCCCGTCGCGGCTGGGCAAACAGGCTTGCTGCGATGTCACTGAACCTTATAGGTGGCAACTCTTACGTGTGGAAATGGAAACACACTCGTTTTCATCACACCTTTGTTAATATCACCGATTACGATTCCGATCTGGATTTCGGGGGCATGGGAAGGGTTACCCCCTATCAGAAAAAACGGTGGTTTCACCGCTGGCAGCAATTCTACCTCTGGCCGCTCTACAGTCTGCTGGCGATCAAGTGGCAATTTATCGATGACTTTCTTGTGATTGCACAAGGCCGCCTCGGTGTTCATGAAGTGCCCCGCCCCAAAGGGTGGGCTCTTCTCCTGTTTGTCAGCGGCAAGGCGGTGTTTTTCACACTGGCTTTCTTTGTACCCCTCCTGATGCGCCCATGGCCGCAGGTCCTGCTCTTCTATCTCAGCGCGTCCCTGGTCGCCGGTATCTACCTGAGTTTGATTTTCATCCTGCCCCATACGGTGGAGGATTCGATCTTTCCCGTTCCCGCAGAAGGGAAAGGGCGAATCGACACCTCTCGAACCGAACACCAGGCACGGGTAACCGCCGACTTTGCCCGTTCGAGCCGACTTTTCACCTGGCTTGTCGGCGCACTCAATTTTCATCGCGAACACCACCTCTTTCCCTCAATCTGCCACTTACATACCCCTGCCCTGGCACCAATAATAGACGCGGTCTGTGAGCAATATGGTATCCCGCACACCGTGCACCGCTCATACTCCTCCGGCATCGTTTCGCACTATCGGTTGCTCCGTCGCATGGGAAGAGAATAA
- a CDS encoding SLATT domain-containing protein — translation MDYKNVREWYIGALHRQFGHRAAELRFMQRHRILGGSNQILTVVVGTSAFGAIMSKFTHQWLIYIPLGFSLLAIALPAITRFLNYLPLAESHASARRKYGKITSEFQSVMAGCSPRQCMQFISDKSSWYADIMESAPPIPLDLWEEAGKEAENVGGDISGNMFHEVACLVEMSDDFLYSDSTIAPMPDQRRWRYSVTNARIRFYQKQLDISFDVEVVNPSTQEKEQYRCQGSGPMHNADGYITYTFCSPANEARWAGIMLLRIPSHGDIYGLWMTTNVNEDDKIPLGKISFHRQVKHD, via the coding sequence GTGGATTACAAAAATGTTCGCGAATGGTACATAGGAGCGCTTCACCGCCAGTTCGGCCACCGGGCAGCGGAGCTGCGGTTCATGCAACGCCACCGTATTTTGGGAGGCAGTAACCAGATATTGACTGTCGTTGTCGGCACGAGCGCTTTCGGAGCGATCATGAGTAAATTCACTCATCAGTGGCTCATCTATATCCCATTGGGATTTTCGTTGCTGGCAATTGCACTTCCGGCAATTACAAGATTTCTGAATTATCTGCCACTTGCCGAGTCGCATGCATCGGCGAGAAGAAAATACGGTAAAATAACCTCGGAATTTCAATCGGTGATGGCTGGATGTTCACCGCGGCAATGCATGCAGTTTATTTCCGACAAATCTTCATGGTATGCCGATATCATGGAGAGCGCTCCTCCGATACCGCTGGATCTGTGGGAAGAGGCTGGAAAAGAAGCGGAAAATGTAGGCGGAGATATTTCCGGGAACATGTTCCACGAGGTCGCATGTTTGGTGGAAATGTCCGATGATTTTCTCTATTCGGACAGCACTATCGCTCCCATGCCGGATCAGCGTCGCTGGCGGTATTCGGTAACGAACGCCAGGATCAGGTTCTATCAAAAACAATTGGATATCTCATTTGATGTCGAAGTCGTCAACCCTTCAACACAAGAAAAGGAACAATACCGCTGCCAGGGCTCTGGGCCGATGCATAACGCGGATGGATATATTACCTACACATTCTGTTCTCCCGCCAACGAAGCTCGCTGGGCCGGCATCATGCTTCTTCGCATCCCATCCCACGGCGATATTTACGGTTTATGGATGACTACCAATGTCAACGAAGACGACAAGATCCCTCTGGGAAAGATTTCATTTCATCGCCAGGTCAAACATGATTAG
- a CDS encoding DUF2271 domain-containing protein produces the protein MSFQSPVYELDNLGVSVKCCSTCTKRDTLLCNIFIESDSTDGLYASAHSGDTSWFTVPPWYGYSVYIETYGNSGDSISSETLWVDFPESGKTVLDVVVPIMSDTLEISYTTNLEAHSKTVAVWLEDLDSNYIKTLFVGQWLTSGGALNYFRINERWQDKYNDDADAVAGATPCGV, from the coding sequence ATGTCATTTCAATCACCGGTCTACGAACTGGATAACCTCGGCGTAAGTGTCAAATGCTGCTCCACCTGCACAAAACGCGATACCCTTCTTTGCAACATATTTATTGAAAGCGACAGCACAGATGGCCTCTACGCTTCAGCTCATTCGGGCGACACCTCATGGTTCACTGTACCACCATGGTACGGCTATTCTGTTTATATTGAAACGTATGGAAACTCCGGTGATTCGATATCTTCAGAAACATTGTGGGTCGATTTTCCGGAGAGCGGGAAAACTGTCCTCGATGTTGTAGTGCCGATTATGTCAGATACACTCGAAATATCCTACACTACAAATCTGGAAGCTCACAGTAAAACAGTAGCTGTCTGGCTCGAAGACTTAGACAGCAATTATATAAAGACACTGTTTGTCGGTCAGTGGCTGACCAGTGGAGGTGCACTTAATTATTTCCGGATAAACGAACGCTGGCAAGACAAATACAATGATGATGCCGATGCAGTGGCGGGTGCAACACCTTGTGGGGTATAG
- a CDS encoding glycoside hydrolase family 28 protein, translated as MTTILDFGAQSNPEYLNTSAIQNAIDSCAQKGGGRVIVPSGIYTTGSLSLRSNITLHLEAGAVIQGSAGRDDYSEGNAGIVALIGAEKCENCAITGLGTIDGRGKVFWEAHKQWKEEQTKHGDPAREGTIQPLRPRALMFSRCNNVTVQGIRITNSAMWTTHFLCCENVVVDSISVFNPPDSINTDGINPESCRNVRINNCFIATGDDCITLKAGYEDSDYGPCENIVISNCITGHGHCGVGIGSEMSGGVRNVTISNCIFDATYRGIRLKTRRGRGGCVENITVSNCVMNTVLFPFFIDMFYYDFEKEKRVPVSDSTPCFKNIMVHDCIIDKAYKPVHLWGLPEMPVADVTFNNVIIKAEKSILCKNAESVWFRNCRVQLSQDTNQLVCENVKELAVDKTIAAVEGQITDDEGQYKNAELMKRLLDSEI; from the coding sequence ATGACTACAATTCTTGATTTTGGCGCGCAATCGAATCCCGAATATTTAAATACAAGTGCAATCCAAAATGCAATCGATTCCTGCGCGCAAAAAGGAGGGGGAAGGGTTATTGTCCCCTCGGGAATCTATACAACCGGTTCTCTCTCTCTGCGCTCAAATATTACGCTTCACCTTGAAGCCGGCGCAGTTATCCAGGGGAGCGCCGGTCGGGACGATTACAGCGAAGGAAATGCCGGCATTGTCGCTTTGATCGGCGCTGAAAAGTGCGAAAATTGTGCGATTACCGGTTTGGGTACTATCGATGGTCGGGGCAAAGTATTCTGGGAAGCACATAAGCAATGGAAAGAGGAGCAAACTAAACACGGCGACCCTGCCCGTGAAGGCACTATTCAGCCACTGCGGCCAAGGGCGTTGATGTTCAGTCGGTGTAACAATGTGACGGTGCAGGGGATCAGGATAACGAATTCCGCCATGTGGACCACCCATTTCCTCTGCTGTGAGAATGTGGTAGTCGACAGCATTTCGGTTTTCAATCCCCCCGACAGTATCAACACCGACGGCATCAATCCCGAATCGTGCAGGAATGTGCGGATAAACAACTGTTTTATTGCCACCGGTGATGACTGTATTACCCTGAAAGCCGGATACGAAGACAGCGATTACGGTCCCTGCGAAAATATTGTCATCAGTAACTGCATAACCGGTCACGGCCATTGCGGCGTGGGAATCGGGAGTGAGATGAGCGGGGGAGTGCGAAATGTGACGATCTCCAATTGCATATTTGACGCCACCTATCGGGGAATAAGGCTCAAGACACGGCGGGGGAGAGGCGGATGTGTCGAGAATATTACAGTGAGTAACTGTGTCATGAATACCGTCCTGTTTCCCTTCTTTATCGATATGTTTTACTATGATTTTGAAAAAGAGAAGCGTGTGCCGGTTTCAGATTCGACACCCTGTTTTAAAAATATAATGGTTCACGACTGTATAATAGACAAAGCATACAAGCCGGTGCATCTGTGGGGATTGCCGGAGATGCCGGTTGCCGATGTGACGTTTAACAATGTGATAATCAAGGCGGAAAAAAGCATCCTCTGCAAAAACGCCGAATCGGTTTGGTTCAGGAACTGCCGCGTGCAATTGTCGCAGGACACCAATCAGCTTGTTTGTGAAAATGTGAAGGAACTTGCCGTTGATAAAACCATAGCTGCTGTCGAGGGCCAAATTACCGATGATGAAGGGCAGTATAAGAATGCTGAATTGATGAAAAGGCTGTTGGATTCCGAAATATAA